Part of the Streptomyces sp. RFCAC02 genome is shown below.
GGTGATCGAGCGGTCCGCCGGTCTCGGGGCCGGGCTCGACTGGAAGACCTCGCTGCAGGAGCTGAGCGCGGCCGAGGGCCTCGGGGTGCCGGAGTACGTGATCGACGAGAGCGGTCCCGACCACGAGAAGACCTTCACCGCTGCCGCCCGTGTCGCTGGCGAGACCTACGGCACCGGTACGGGCCGCAGCAAGAAGGAGGCCGAGCAGCAGGCGGCGGAGACCGCCTGGCGCTCGATCCGCAGTGCGATCGACGCGGAGCGTGCCGCGCGGGCCGAGGCGTCGGCCGACCCCGACGCCGCGCCCGCCGACCTGGACGGGCCGGCCGTTGCCTGAGCTGCCCGAGGTCGAGGTCGTCCGGCGCGGTCTCGACCGGTGGGTCGGCGGCCGCACGGTGCTCACCGCCGAGGTGCTGCACCCGCGCGCCGTACGGCGGCACCCTGCCGGTGCCGACGACTTCACGGCCCGGCTGTCCGGCCTGCGGGTCACGGCCGTCCGGCGGCGCGGCAAGTACCTGTGGCTGCCGCTCGGCGGCCGGGACGGCGGGACGGCGCTGCTCGCCCACCTCGGGATGAGCGGCCAGCTCCTCGTGCAGCCCGGCGGCACCCCGGACGAGAAGCACCTGCGGATCCGCCTCACCTTCGAGGACGCGGTGCGCGGTGAGCTGCGGTTCGTGGACCAGCGGACGTTCGGCGGCCTGTCGCTGCACCCGGTGGGTGCCGACGGCCTGCCCGACGTGATCGCGCACATCGCGCGGGACCCCCTCGACCCCGAGTTCGACGAGGACCGTTTTCACGCGGCGCTGTGCCGCCGCCGCACCACCGTGAAGCGTGCCCTGCTCGACCAGTCCCTGATCAGCGGCGTCGGCAACATCTACGCGGACGAGGCGCTGTGGCGCGCCCGGCTGCACTACGACCGGCCCACCGCCGGCCTGACGCGCCCGCGGACGGCCGAACTGGTGGGGCATCTCCGCGCCGTGATGGACGCGGCGCTCGCCGTCGGCGGCACGAGCTTCGACAGCCTCTACGTCAACGTGAACGGGCAGTCCGGCTACTTCGACCGCTCGCTCGACGTCTACGGCCGTGAGGGCCTGCCGTGCCACCGCTGCGGGACCCCGGTCCGGCGCCGGCCGTGGATGAACCGGTCGAGTCACTTCTGCCCGAAGTGCCAGCGCCCGCCGCGCGGCTGACGCGCGGCGGGCGCCGGTGCCCGGGGCCGCCCCGGCGTCAGTAGCCGAAGACCTGCGTCCACCAGGGGCCGCCGTCGCCGAACTGCACGCCGAGGCCCATCGTGGTGTAGACGGGGTTGAGGATGTTGTCGCGGTGTCCCTCGCTGGCCATCCACGCCTCGACCACGGCCTCCGCGTCCACCTGGCCGCGGGCTATGTTCTCGCCGCCGAGGTTGAGGATGCCGGCGTCGGCCGCGCGGTCCCAGGGGGTGCGGCCGTCGGGGTCCGTGTGGTCGAAGAAGCCGCGGGCGGCCATGTCGGCGCTGTAGGCGTTCGCGAGGGCGCTGAGCGACGGGTCGAGGGTGAGGCTGCGCAGGCCGGCGGCGGCGCGTTCCGCGTTGACGAGCGACAGGACCTCCTGGGCGGCCGCGAGCTGCTCGTCGGCCGCGCTGCCGGAACCGTCGTCGGCGGGGTCGGGCGCGACCGTCTCCTCGGGGGCCGGCTCCGTCGCGGTGTCCTCGGCCGGTTCGGTGGCCTCGGTGGTGGGCTCGTCGGACGGCGTGCTCTCCTCGGTCGCCTCCGTCTCCTCCGCGTCCGGGGCGTCGTCCGCCGTGTCGTCGGCCGACGGCGTCTCCTCGGCCTCGGAGGTGCTCTCGTCGTCCTGCGGGGCCTCGGTCTCCTCCGCCGGGGATGACGACGCGTCGGTCGTCTCCCGCTCGGGGCTTCGGCTCTCCTCCGGCTGTGCCGTGCGGTCCGCGCTCGGCGAGGCGGACGCCTCGGGCGACACGGAGCCGACGGGCAGGGAGGGCTCGGGCGGCTGCGCCCGTGTGTCGTCCGACGCGGGTGAGTCGCTGGGGGCGAACGCGTCCCCCATGCCCGGCAGCAGCCCGCTGCCGACTCCCACCGCGCCCACTGCGAGCGCTGCGGATGCACCGATCAGGCCGGTACGCGCATGGCTCCGGCGGCGGCGATGGCGTCCCATGCGGGCACCGTCCTTGTCCTCGTCGGTAACGAATCAAGATCGAAACTCACCCGAATGGATGAATGTTCATCGCGTGACTGTACGGCATGGCCGGGTGGCCGGTCCTGTGCGACGGGGAATTGGCGGGATAGCGTGCGTCACATGGAGCAGACGGCGGGGGAGTCCCGGAATCAGGACGGAACGGTCCGTATGACCGCATGGGTGCGAGGCCGCGTCCAGGGGGTCGGTTTCCGCTGGTTCACCCGTGAGCAGGCACTTTCCATCGGCGGTCTGCGCGGATTCGCGTCCAATCGGGACGACGGCCGGGTGCAGGTGGTGGCCGAGGGCGACCGGGTGGCCTGTGAACGCCTGCTCGCCTGGCTGCGCGACGGCGACACGCCCGGCCGCGTCGACGGAGTCACCGAGATATGGGACACACCGCGTGGCGGCTATCCGGATTTCGCCATCAGATGATCAGCGGCCCGGCCGGCCCGGGAAAATACGGGAAACGGGTTGCCAACCCCGCTCCGACGTGCAAGGCTGCCGCCACTGGAGGCCTTCGAGCGCCCGCTTCCGCCGCCGACGGGGAATGACCGGTCGTGACCGACGGAGAGAATTCGGCAACTCCTTGACGCCGGGTGGATGATCACCCCGGCGATACGCGGTGTGATCGTGTTGACCGTCCCACTTTTTGGTGAGACGCTGAAAGTCCCGCGCTTCTCCGCTGTGCGCCCGTGTGAAAGCGGGACGGAGCGGACGCGGCGGACGTTATCCCTCACGACCTACCACGGCTTCGGTCGGTCACTCAGTGTGGAGGACCATCCATCATGGCAAAGGCGCTTCTCGGTCACATCGGCGGCTTCGACCCCCGAGTCATCGCCGAGATGCGACGGCTTCAGCAGCGCGTACAGGACCTGGAGACCCAGCTGCTCCGCGTCCAGGCGGAGAACGACGCGCTCGCCGCCGCTCGGCACGGCGACCCGGTGCTCGACGACATCGACATGCCCAAGGCGGAGCCCGCCCTGACCTGACCCTCGACGAGGAGGGACGGGTCGTCCGGACACGTCATCGGCGGATCCACCCGCCGAACGCAATGCGAGGGGCGCTTCGGCGTCCCTTCGTCATGTCGCGGCCCCTCCGGCACGTGCACCCGCCGCGGCACCCCGGCCGTGGCTTACTGACTGATCTGCCCGGCCGCGCCCGCGTCGAAACGGCCGATCGCGCACAACCGCCCGGTAAAGTCGCACGGCGTGCACCTGAAGAGCCTCACCCTGCGGGGGTTCAAGTCCTTCGCCTCGGCCACGACGCTGCGCTTCGAGCCCGGCATCACCTGTGTGGTCGGCCCCAACGGGTCGGGCAAGTCCAATGTCGTGGACGCCCTCTCCTGGGTGATGGGGGAGCAGGGCGCCAAGTCGCTGCGCGGCGGCAAGATGGAGGACGTCATCTTCGCCGGCACCACCGGCCGCCCCCCGCTGGGCCGGGCCGAGGTGTCCCTCACGATCGACAACGCCGACGGCGCCCTCCCCATCGACTACACCGAGGTCACGGTCACGCGGACGATGTTCCGCAACGGCGGCAGCGAGTACCGCATCAACGGCACCACGTGCCGCCTCCTCGACGTCCAGGAACTCCTGTCGGACTCCGGCATCGGCCGGGAGATGCACGTCATCGTCGGGCAGGGCCGCCTCGACTCGGTCCTGCACGCCGACCCCACCGGCCGCCGGGCCTTCATCGAGGAGGCCGCCGGCGTCCTCAAGCACCGCAAGCGCAAGGAGAAGGCGCTGCGGAAGCTCGACGCCATGCAGGCCAACCTGGCCAGGGTCCAGGACCTCACCGACGAACTGCGCCGCCGCCTCAAGCCCCTCGGCCGCCAGGCCGCCGTCGCGCGGAAGGCCGCCGTCATCCAGGCCGACCTGCGCGACGCCCGGCTGCGGCTGCTCGCCGACGACCTCGTCGGGCTGCGCGCCGCGCTCGCCGCCGAGATCGCCGACGAGGCCGTCCTGAAGGAGCGCAAGGAGGCCGCTGAGGCGCGGCTGCGGGAGGCGCTGCACGGCGAGGCCGAGCTGGAGGCCGAGGTCCGTGCCCTGGCGCCGCGCCTCAGCGGCGCCCAGACCACCTGGTACGAGCTGTCGCAGCTCGCCGAACGCGTCCGGGGCACGGTGAGCCTCGCCGACGCCCGCGTGGCGAGCGCCACCGCCGCCGCCCCCGAGGAGCGCAGGGGCCGCGACCCGGAGGACCTGGAACGCGAGGCCGCGCGCGTCCGCGAGCAGGAGGCCGAGCTTGCGGCAGCGCTTGAGGCGGCCACCCGTGCCCTGGACGACGCGGTGGAGCGCCGTGCCGATCTGGAGCGACGGCTCGCCGACGAGGAGCGCCGCCTCAAGGACGCGGCCCGCGCCATCGCCGACCGCAGGGAGGGGCTCGCCCGCCTGCACGGCCAGGCCAACGCGGCCCGTTCCCGCGCCGCGTCGGCCCAGGCCGGGATCGACCGCCTCGCCACCGCCCGCGACGAGGCGCGCGAGCGCGCCGCCCGGGCGCAGGCCGAGTACGAGACCCTGCGCGCCGAGGTGGACGGCCTCGACGCCGATGACACCGAGCTGGCCGCGGAGCACGAGGCGGCCCGCCGCGACCTCGCCGCCGCCGAGGCGGAACGATCCCGCGCCCGCGACGCCCTGACCACGGCCGAACGTGAACGCGCCGCCGTCGCCGCCCGGCACGACGCCCTCGCGCTCGGCCTGCGCCGCAAGGACGGCACCGGCGCGCTCCTCGCGGCGGGCGGCGACCTCGCCGGGCTGCTCGGCCCGGCGGCCGAGCTGCTCTCCGTCACCCCGGGCCACGAGGTGCCCGTCGCCGCCGCCCTCGGCGCCGCCGCCGACGCCGTCGCCATGGACGGGCCCGCCGCGGCGGCCGACGCCCTGCGCCTGCTGCGCAAACAGGACTCGGGCCGCGCGGCCCTG
Proteins encoded:
- a CDS encoding CAP domain-containing protein, producing MGVGSGLLPGMGDAFAPSDSPASDDTRAQPPEPSLPVGSVSPEASASPSADRTAQPEESRSPERETTDASSSPAEETEAPQDDESTSEAEETPSADDTADDAPDAEETEATEESTPSDEPTTEATEPAEDTATEPAPEETVAPDPADDGSGSAADEQLAAAQEVLSLVNAERAAAGLRSLTLDPSLSALANAYSADMAARGFFDHTDPDGRTPWDRAADAGILNLGGENIARGQVDAEAVVEAWMASEGHRDNILNPVYTTMGLGVQFGDGGPWWTQVFGY
- the mutM gene encoding bifunctional DNA-formamidopyrimidine glycosylase/DNA-(apurinic or apyrimidinic site) lyase, which codes for MPELPEVEVVRRGLDRWVGGRTVLTAEVLHPRAVRRHPAGADDFTARLSGLRVTAVRRRGKYLWLPLGGRDGGTALLAHLGMSGQLLVQPGGTPDEKHLRIRLTFEDAVRGELRFVDQRTFGGLSLHPVGADGLPDVIAHIARDPLDPEFDEDRFHAALCRRRTTVKRALLDQSLISGVGNIYADEALWRARLHYDRPTAGLTRPRTAELVGHLRAVMDAALAVGGTSFDSLYVNVNGQSGYFDRSLDVYGREGLPCHRCGTPVRRRPWMNRSSHFCPKCQRPPRG
- a CDS encoding acylphosphatase, encoding MEQTAGESRNQDGTVRMTAWVRGRVQGVGFRWFTREQALSIGGLRGFASNRDDGRVQVVAEGDRVACERLLAWLRDGDTPGRVDGVTEIWDTPRGGYPDFAIR